The following coding sequences are from one Oncorhynchus nerka isolate Pitt River linkage group LG6, Oner_Uvic_2.0, whole genome shotgun sequence window:
- the LOC135572199 gene encoding adhesion G protein-coupled receptor E5-like isoform X2 produces MYFLGITVCVSLGLMTTGGTQQCLDIDECVKIPDICGKWGTCRNQGCSYLCTCPNGFRNSGNGQTPCVDIDECNTDGVCGNVGICQNLIGSYWCQRPAGFTNFGKNQAKCVDLNCDQYETQPGQTLPCFDILLSLLRNNCLVLSNSMLPGPTRLLPTGDVLLTLLVNATDVVQLGLQSNGHLSSSEVTKLLRTIEISIRLIAPLLTENVTRIETNHTEVEIMVRRDKTPPEGPVSLTNENTQLDTTWETVVGDDQNYPGFAFVFLLSHKNLDSLKDSTSHQSQQLMSSAATVSVSNSNTTYLPQQVNLTFNHLQSSDVDPTCVYWSDENGPGVWSGRGCTLVTSNSNQTVCSCNHLSTFAVLNEMQQEAGSCRW; encoded by the exons ATGTATTTTTTAGGCattactgtgtgtgtttctctgggtTTAATGACTACTGGTGGCACTCAACAATGCTTGG ACATAGACGAGTGTGTTAAGATCCCAGATATTTGTGGGAAATGGGGAACCTGTCGTAATCAGGGTTGTAGCTACCTGTGCACGTGTCCCAATGGATTTAGGAACTCTGGCAACGGACAAACTCCGTGTGTAG acATTGACGAGTGTAATACAGACGGAGTATGTGGAAATGTGGGCATCTGTCAAAACCTGATTGGCAGTTATTGGTGCCAGCGTCCTGCTGGATTTACTAACTTTGGCAAAAACCAAGCTAAGTGTGTAG ATCTTAATTGTGACCAGTACGAAACACAGCCTGGACAG actcTACCATGCTTTGATATTTTATTGTCTCTGTTGAGAAACAACTGTTTGGTGTTGAGCAACTCTATGTTGCCTGGACCGACAAGACTGCTGCCAACTGGAGATGTGCTTTTGACA TTACTGGTTAATGCCACTGATGTTGTTCAACTGGGCCTCCAGTCCAATGGTCACCTTAGTAGCAGTGAAGTGACTAAGTTACTGAGGACGATTGAAATCTCTATCAGACTGATCGCTCCACTGCTGACAGAGAACGTGACCAGGATAGAGACCAACCACACag AGGTTGAGATTATGGTGAGAAGAGACAAGACTCCACCTGAAGGACCAGTCAGCCTGACCAATGAGAACACTCAACTTGACACCACCTGGGAGACGGTGGTTGGAGATGACCAGAATTACCCAG GGTTTGCATTTGTTTTTCTGCTCAGCCATAAGAATCTGGATAGTCTGAAGGACAGTACTTCTCATCAGAGCCAGCAGCTCATGTCCAGTGCTGCGACAGTTTCCGTTAGCAACTCCAACACAACATACCTGCCCCAACAGGTTAATCTCACCTTCAATCACCTGCAG TCCAGTGATGTTGACCCCACCTGTGTTTATTGGTCGGATGAGAATGGACCGGGGGTGTGGTCTGGGCGGGGTTGTACCTTAGTGACGTCAAACTCCAACCAGACTGTGTGCTCCTGCAACCATCTCAGCACATTCGCTGTGCTGAACGAAATGCAACAG GAAGCGGGCAGCTGTCGTTGGTGA
- the LOC115130735 gene encoding adhesion G protein-coupled receptor E5-like, producing MGVILFLLIVALLKDQGARVTRCANGFTQPNSNPEFLNCIDIDECVENQHFCGERGICVNQLGSYLCKCPTGFSNYGNRQTQCAELNCDQYETQPGQTLPGFDSLLSLLKNNCLVLNSSTLSGPTRLLPTGDVLLTLLVNTTDVVQLGLQSNGHRSSSEVTKLLRTIEISFRLIAPLLTENVTRIETNHTEVEIMVRRDKTPPKGPVSLTNENTQLDTTWETVVGDYQNYLGFAYVVLLSYRNLDSLKDSTSHQSQQLMSSAATVSVSYSNTTYLPQQVNLTFHHLQSSDVDPTCVYWSDENGPGVWSGRGCTLVMSNSTHTVCSCNHLSTFALLKGIDQGQGSGQLSLVMWVGVFVALTCVVLSLITTLWCRFVSRKRRGGRRLQQDVQLHRK from the exons ATGGgagtcattctatttctactgATTGTGG CGCTACTCAAGGACCAAGGAGCAAGAGTTACTAGATGTGCGAATGGCTTTACTCAACCGAATTCCAATCCAGAGTTTCTGAATTGTATTG ACATAGATGAGTGTGTTGAGAACCAACATTTTTGTGGGGAACGGGGAATCTGTGTCAATCAGCTTGGCAGCTACCTGTGCAAGTGTCCCACAGGATTCAGTAACTACGGCAACAGACAAACTCAGTGTGCAG AGCTTAATTGTGACCAGTATGAAACACAGCCTGGACAG actcTACCAGGCTTTGATAGTTTATTGTCTCTGTTGAAAAACAACTGTTTGGTGTTGAACAGCTCTACATTGTCTGGACCGACAAGACTGCTGCCAACTGGAGATGTGCTTTTGACA tTACTGGTTAATACCACTGATGTTGTTCAACTGGGCCTCCAGTCCAATGGTCACCGTAGTAGCAGTGAAGTGACTAAGTTACTGAGGACGATTGAAATCTCATTCAGACTGATCGCTCCACTGCTGACAGAGAACGTGACCAGGATAGAGACCAACCACACCG AGGTTGAGATTATGGTGAGGAGAGACAAGACTCCACCTAAAGGACCAGTCAGCCTGACCAATGAGAACACTCAACTTGACACCACCTGGGAGACGGTGGTTGGAGATTACCAGAATTACCTAG GGTTTGCGTATGTCGTTCTGCTCAGCTATAGGAATCTGGATAGTCTGAAGGACAGTACTTCTCATCAGAGCCAGCAGCTCATGTCCAGTGCTGCGACAGTTTCCGTTAGCTACTCCAACACAACATACCTGCCCCAACAGGTTAATCTCACCTTCCATCACCTGCAG TCCAGTGATGTTGACCCCACCTGTGTTTATTGGTCGGATGAGAATGGACCGGGGGTGTGGTCTGGGCGGGGTTGCACCTTAGTGATGTCAAACTCCACCCACACTGTGTGCTCCTGCAACCATCTCAGCACATTCGCTCTGCTGAAGGGAATCGATCAGGGACAG GGAAGCGGGCAGCTGTCGTTGGTGATGTGGGTGGGTGTTTTTGTGGCACTGACATGTGTGGTCCTGTCCCTGATCACCACCCTGTGGTGTCGCTTTGTCAGCCGCAAACGCCGTGGAGGACGCCGGCTGCAACAGGATGTACAGCTACATAGAAAATAA
- the LOC135572200 gene encoding adhesion G protein-coupled receptor E5-like isoform X2 translates to MYFLGITVCVSLGLMTTGGTQQCLDIDECVKIPDICGKWGTCRNQGCSYLCTCPNGFRNSGNGQTPCVDIDECNTDGVCGNVGICQNLIGSYWCQRPAGFTNFGKNQAKCVELNCDQYETQPGQTLPGFDILLSLLRNNCLVLSNSMLPGPTRLLPTGDVLLTLLVNATDVVQLGLQSNGHLSSSEVTKLLRTIEISIRLIAPLLTENVTRIETNHTEVEIMVRRDKTPPEGPVSLTNENTQLDTTWETVVGDDQNYPGFAFVFLLSHKNLDSLKDSTSHQSQQLMSSAVTVSVSNSNTTYLPQQVNLTFNHLQSSDVDPTCVYWSDENGPGVWSGRGCTLVTSNSNQTVCSCNHLSTFAVLNEMQQEAGSCRW, encoded by the exons ATGTATTTTTTAGGCattactgtgtgtgtttctctgggtTTAATGACTACTGGTGGCACTCAACAATGCTTGG ACATAGACGAGTGTGTTAAGATCCCAGATATTTGTGGGAAATGGGGAACCTGTCGTAATCAGGGTTGTAGCTACCTGTGCACGTGTCCCAATGGATTTAGGAACTCTGGCAACGGACAAACTCCGTGTGTAG acATTGACGAGTGTAATACAGACGGAGTATGTGGAAATGTGGGCATCTGTCAAAACCTGATTGGCAGTTATTGGTGCCAGCGTCCTGCTGGATTTACTAACTTTGGCAAAAACCAAGCTAAGTGTGTAG AGCTTAATTGTGACCAGTACGAAACACAGCCTGGACAG actcTACCAGGCTTTGATATTTTATTGTCTCTGTTGAGAAACAACTGTTTGGTGTTGAGCAACTCTATGTTGCCTGGACCGACAAGACTGCTGCCAACTGGAGATGTGCTTTTGACA TTACTGGTTAATGCCACTGATGTTGTTCAACTGGGCCTCCAGTCCAATGGTCACCTTAGTAGCAGTGAAGTGACTAAGTTACTGAGGACGATTGAAATCTCTATCAGACTGATCGCTCCACTGCTGACAGAGAACGTGACCAGGATAGAGACCAACCACACag AGGTTGAGATTATGGTGAGAAGAGACAAGACTCCACCTGAAGGACCAGTCAGCCTGACCAATGAGAACACTCAACTTGACACCACCTGGGAGACGGTGGTTGGAGATGACCAGAATTACCCAG GGTTTGCATTTGTTTTTCTGCTCAGCCATAAGAATCTGGATAGTCTGAAGGACAGTACTTCTCATCAGAGCCAGCAGCTCATGTCCAGTGCTGTGACAGTTTCCGTTAGCAACTCCAACACAACATACCTGCCCCAACAGGTTAATCTCACCTTCAATCACCTGCAG TCCAGTGATGTTGACCCCACCTGTGTTTATTGGTCGGATGAGAATGGACCGGGGGTGTGGTCTGGGCGGGGTTGTACCTTAGTGACGTCAAACTCCAACCAGACTGTGTGCTCCTGCAACCATCTCAGCACATTCGCTGTGCTGAACGAAATGCAACAG GAAGCGGGCAGCTGTCGTTGGTGA
- the LOC135572199 gene encoding adhesion G protein-coupled receptor E5-like isoform X1, giving the protein MYFLGITVCVSLGLMTTGGTQQCLDIDECVKIPDICGKWGTCRNQGCSYLCTCPNGFRNSGNGQTPCVDIDECNTDGVCGNVGICQNLIGSYWCQRPAGFTNFGKNQAKCVDLNCDQYETQPGQTLPCFDILLSLLRNNCLVLSNSMLPGPTRLLPTGDVLLTLLVNATDVVQLGLQSNGHLSSSEVTKLLRTIEISIRLIAPLLTENVTRIETNHTEVEIMVRRDKTPPEGPVSLTNENTQLDTTWETVVGDDQNYPGFAFVFLLSHKNLDSLKDSTSHQSQQLMSSAATVSVSNSNTTYLPQQVNLTFNHLQSSDVDPTCVYWSDENGPGVWSGRGCTLVTSNSNQTVCSCNHLSTFAVLNEMQQRAAVVGDVGGCFCGTDLCGPVPDHHPVVSLCQPQTPWRTPAATGCTAT; this is encoded by the exons ATGTATTTTTTAGGCattactgtgtgtgtttctctgggtTTAATGACTACTGGTGGCACTCAACAATGCTTGG ACATAGACGAGTGTGTTAAGATCCCAGATATTTGTGGGAAATGGGGAACCTGTCGTAATCAGGGTTGTAGCTACCTGTGCACGTGTCCCAATGGATTTAGGAACTCTGGCAACGGACAAACTCCGTGTGTAG acATTGACGAGTGTAATACAGACGGAGTATGTGGAAATGTGGGCATCTGTCAAAACCTGATTGGCAGTTATTGGTGCCAGCGTCCTGCTGGATTTACTAACTTTGGCAAAAACCAAGCTAAGTGTGTAG ATCTTAATTGTGACCAGTACGAAACACAGCCTGGACAG actcTACCATGCTTTGATATTTTATTGTCTCTGTTGAGAAACAACTGTTTGGTGTTGAGCAACTCTATGTTGCCTGGACCGACAAGACTGCTGCCAACTGGAGATGTGCTTTTGACA TTACTGGTTAATGCCACTGATGTTGTTCAACTGGGCCTCCAGTCCAATGGTCACCTTAGTAGCAGTGAAGTGACTAAGTTACTGAGGACGATTGAAATCTCTATCAGACTGATCGCTCCACTGCTGACAGAGAACGTGACCAGGATAGAGACCAACCACACag AGGTTGAGATTATGGTGAGAAGAGACAAGACTCCACCTGAAGGACCAGTCAGCCTGACCAATGAGAACACTCAACTTGACACCACCTGGGAGACGGTGGTTGGAGATGACCAGAATTACCCAG GGTTTGCATTTGTTTTTCTGCTCAGCCATAAGAATCTGGATAGTCTGAAGGACAGTACTTCTCATCAGAGCCAGCAGCTCATGTCCAGTGCTGCGACAGTTTCCGTTAGCAACTCCAACACAACATACCTGCCCCAACAGGTTAATCTCACCTTCAATCACCTGCAG TCCAGTGATGTTGACCCCACCTGTGTTTATTGGTCGGATGAGAATGGACCGGGGGTGTGGTCTGGGCGGGGTTGTACCTTAGTGACGTCAAACTCCAACCAGACTGTGTGCTCCTGCAACCATCTCAGCACATTCGCTGTGCTGAACGAAATGCAACAG CGGGCAGCTGTCGTTGGTGATGTGGGTGGGTGTTTTTGTGGCACTGACCTGTGTGGTCCTGTCCCTGATCACCACCCTGTGGTGTCGCTTTGTCAGCCGCAAACGCCGTGGAGGACGCCGGCTGCAACAGGATGTACAGCTACATAG
- the LOC135572200 gene encoding adhesion G protein-coupled receptor E5-like isoform X1: MYFLGITVCVSLGLMTTGGTQQCLDIDECVKIPDICGKWGTCRNQGCSYLCTCPNGFRNSGNGQTPCVDIDECNTDGVCGNVGICQNLIGSYWCQRPAGFTNFGKNQAKCVELNCDQYETQPGQTLPGFDILLSLLRNNCLVLSNSMLPGPTRLLPTGDVLLTLLVNATDVVQLGLQSNGHLSSSEVTKLLRTIEISIRLIAPLLTENVTRIETNHTEVEIMVRRDKTPPEGPVSLTNENTQLDTTWETVVGDDQNYPGFAFVFLLSHKNLDSLKDSTSHQSQQLMSSAVTVSVSNSNTTYLPQQVNLTFNHLQSSDVDPTCVYWSDENGPGVWSGRGCTLVTSNSNQTVCSCNHLSTFAVLNEMQQRAAVVGDVGGCFCGTDLCGPVPDHHPVVSLCQPQTPWRTPAATGCTAT; this comes from the exons ATGTATTTTTTAGGCattactgtgtgtgtttctctgggtTTAATGACTACTGGTGGCACTCAACAATGCTTGG ACATAGACGAGTGTGTTAAGATCCCAGATATTTGTGGGAAATGGGGAACCTGTCGTAATCAGGGTTGTAGCTACCTGTGCACGTGTCCCAATGGATTTAGGAACTCTGGCAACGGACAAACTCCGTGTGTAG acATTGACGAGTGTAATACAGACGGAGTATGTGGAAATGTGGGCATCTGTCAAAACCTGATTGGCAGTTATTGGTGCCAGCGTCCTGCTGGATTTACTAACTTTGGCAAAAACCAAGCTAAGTGTGTAG AGCTTAATTGTGACCAGTACGAAACACAGCCTGGACAG actcTACCAGGCTTTGATATTTTATTGTCTCTGTTGAGAAACAACTGTTTGGTGTTGAGCAACTCTATGTTGCCTGGACCGACAAGACTGCTGCCAACTGGAGATGTGCTTTTGACA TTACTGGTTAATGCCACTGATGTTGTTCAACTGGGCCTCCAGTCCAATGGTCACCTTAGTAGCAGTGAAGTGACTAAGTTACTGAGGACGATTGAAATCTCTATCAGACTGATCGCTCCACTGCTGACAGAGAACGTGACCAGGATAGAGACCAACCACACag AGGTTGAGATTATGGTGAGAAGAGACAAGACTCCACCTGAAGGACCAGTCAGCCTGACCAATGAGAACACTCAACTTGACACCACCTGGGAGACGGTGGTTGGAGATGACCAGAATTACCCAG GGTTTGCATTTGTTTTTCTGCTCAGCCATAAGAATCTGGATAGTCTGAAGGACAGTACTTCTCATCAGAGCCAGCAGCTCATGTCCAGTGCTGTGACAGTTTCCGTTAGCAACTCCAACACAACATACCTGCCCCAACAGGTTAATCTCACCTTCAATCACCTGCAG TCCAGTGATGTTGACCCCACCTGTGTTTATTGGTCGGATGAGAATGGACCGGGGGTGTGGTCTGGGCGGGGTTGTACCTTAGTGACGTCAAACTCCAACCAGACTGTGTGCTCCTGCAACCATCTCAGCACATTCGCTGTGCTGAACGAAATGCAACAG CGGGCAGCTGTCGTTGGTGATGTGGGTGGGTGTTTTTGTGGCACTGACCTGTGTGGTCCTGTCCCTGATCACCACCCTGTGGTGTCGCTTTGTCAGCCGCAAACGCCGTGGAGGACGCCGGCTGCAACAGGATGTACAGCTACATAG